From the Helianthus annuus cultivar XRQ/B chromosome 17, HanXRQr2.0-SUNRISE, whole genome shotgun sequence genome, the window GATTGTGTGATTATTTGAAAACGTGTGTATAAAGGGTTGAATTTGTGATGTTTGCAGGGCTTTTTTGTATCGGAACTTTTTAACTGATGCAGAGTGTGATCATCTTATTCAACTGGTGGGTATTAAATAATTCATCTTATTTTGTATTTTTCctgttttgtttttaattttaattttaatccAACTGTATTGGTATTTTCTGTGTAGAAAATTTAGTGGCTTGTGAAAGTTCTATgagttttttatatgtaatttagGGTAAAATGGTTATGATTATGAGTTTTGTATAGTTTAGGGTAAAATCAATGAAATTTTGGTAATAAGAAAAATGAGACAGAATTTAAGTTGTAAACGACCCGTTAACGATCCATTAAGTCACTAATTTGATACTGATTTGTGATTAGGCGAAGGATAAGCTCGAGAAATCGATGGTTGCTGACAATGAATCCGGTCAGAGTATTGAAAGCGAGGTTCGAACGAGCTCGGGCATGTTTCTTAACAAAGCTCAGGTCAGTTTTAGCTTTGTTTCTGATATTTAGAAACATATATTTGTTGATGTAGCATGTTGGTTTGAATGAATATTATGTTAATATGATGTTAGGTTATAGCTAGAAGTTTGTGTACCGTACGTACGCTTGTGTGGTTGTGTTAGATCTAGTTTGTTATAGTTTTGTGGCTGGGACCCCTTCTTGAAGTTTACCAATAATTGAGAGATAAGATATTTGTTTGGTTTAAGGTTGGACTTGTGAATTATGAATTTATGATTAGATATATCTTGGggttgtttggatgttatctttACAAAAGGAGTGTTACAATTTAAAGAATTAAAATCAGATTATGAGATAATGACGCGCTGAAGGTTAGGGATAGTTGAGTAAGTTTAGATTAATCTCAATAATTAGTTTTCTTACAGCATATTTTTACTTGTTACTGTAAATATTATTACTTCACTTAAAAATCAGAATTATAATCTGTTTTAAGTCGGAACACATCCTGTAGTCATTGTTTAGTTTAAGGGGGGAGGGGGCGGTCCGTTATGGACTCCCCATAACGAGTTATCCTATCACTAACACCGCCGCCTCTATGTATATAACGAGTGATAGGAAGAACGAGTGATATATATAACGCGTTGAAATATTATTGAGGGATGTgtatgacttgtacattgtgtattaatacttgtacattggaatcccatcactagtgatgaccacacccactacatttctatcactagtgatagaatattgggtgatgacatgacatgatttgattggatagtgggagtgatagaattctatcactagtaaCCACCCCCCCTCCCCTAACAACTTCACTAAGTAAAGAAAGATTTCATTTTTTAGTATtactaggattgcgacccgccgtAATGCGGACgtgattctttagttataactaagtcgatctagtacccgcacgttatgttaaacctgtcaaacggggaaaaaatagatgatgtaaaaacattcacccacacacacacgttgcgtcatgttaactcgcaaaatttagaacgaaacgtaaaaacgttaaaccaaagacgcacgttgcgatgtgttaaatCACAAagtttagaaccaagcataaagcgaaaaatttgcggaaactgaaaactataaaggaccaaagttgaaagtaaaaaaagttatgaggatagattgcaaaagataaaaagttttgggttaaaagtaaaaaaaaaacaaatagttttgggttaaaagtaatttatgaaatacttttgggtgaaaagtaaaaaaaaaatcaattttttttggaaaacccccaaagccaacgttacgacaaccatatgcataaccattttttctttgaaaaaccccaaagcacaccccgcgttgcggcggggcgtaaaacggtatcaaatagtactaatgtcacacaaccgtcatcgaccaccaacactgactcgacctaggatatgcgtgttgcgacgaacctgtcaaacatggaaaaatagaggtaaaaacgttgaaccacacatgcacgttgtgttgtattaactcgaaaaatttagaactatacgtaaaacgaaaatttgcgaaagatgaaaagtataagtgacaacagttgtgaagttaaattgcaaataatgaaaagttttgggttaaagttaaaaaaacaatttatgtagggttaaaattgtaaaaggtaaaaacctttgggtaaaaaatagaaaatcaacttttttttttttttttgaaaaatgctCAAAACACAATGTACGACTCATAATGCATATATAACTTgctaatttatatatggaataattagTTGATATTCTTACTTGGCAACCGTTCTTGTGTCTTTTCACATAATTATCGAACTACAAAGAATTctgttttgtgggtttttaagATCTGAAAATACGATTTACcgataaacacttatgacatcTATGAAGGATGAAGTAGTTGCTGGTGTTGAATCAAGGATATCGGCATGGACATTTCTTCCGGTTGAAAATGGAGAGTCGATGCAAATATTGCATTATGAAAATGGTCAAAAGTACGAGCCACACTGGGATTATTTCCATGATAAGGCCAATCAAGCGTTGGGTGGTCACAGGATTGCCACCGTACTTATGTATCTATCTAATGTACAAAAGGGTGGGGAGACCGTGTTTCCCGAGTCTGAGGTATATTTTTTATTTGGTAAATTTAAGGTTGCAGAATGGgttgggtcatgggtcaaaatgAGTCACAGTCAACACATTGTAACTTTTGGAATGCATTAAACAATTGATGTGTTAAATATGATTACTAAAGTTATTTCTTTCAATTTTTTCTGAACATTTGTCTAATAAATCAGTTGGTTTtgtgatgtttttttttctatattttgcAGATAAAAGAATCTCAACCAAAAGCTAACGAAGATTGGTCCGAATGTGCTAAAAGAGGTTATGCAGGTATGTTTTTTAACCCATGAAAAAGCATACTTTAATCATGAAATCAGTACATCGTACTCCACTCTTTTTTTATGAAATTTTATTGCGTGACTGACATAATTTAGGATGGTTGCTTGATTATTTGTCAAATATATGAATTATTGCTCAATTTTCATGGGTCTTGATCAAGGTCTTGCAATGATTATTGAGCCTTCTGCAATGGTTTTTCGGTCATCATGTCCAATTACAGAAACAAGCAagaaatttttgtaaaaaaacttttgagtaaaatgcctttttcgtccctgaggtttggctacttttgcgactttcgtccaaaggtttgtctTTCCGCATcgagatccaaaaggtttgaaatgttgccattttcatccgactcgttaactccCATCTATTTTTCTCCGATAAATGAGGGACATTtccgtctttttagacattttttaattaaaataaaagacACTATGAGAAATAGAGATCCACCTGTGTTGACTTTCTTCCCACCCAAACCCTTTAATTATAACAAAAAATTTAAAACGACGAAAATACACCTGACTTAACGttaaaaaaatggatggagttaacgtaTCAGGTGAAAATggagatttcaaaccttttggatctagaggcggaaaaacaaacctttggatgaaagtctcAAAAgtagcaaacctcagggacgaaaatggcattttactctcaAACTTATTATTGGCATAGATTTTGTAACATGTGAAGAAGACCCAATAAGAACAAGATCTATCTTTATAGAGTAGTTGACCATTTGACTTTCAAATTTGCAGTCAAGCCTAGGAA encodes:
- the LOC110920760 gene encoding probable prolyl 4-hydroxylase 7 isoform X1; its protein translation is MGFPLFSYFLCFLLFFPNFSMQSSRLIKIRASVIRLPNGDSYGHPFDPTRVTQISWHPRAFLYRNFLTDAECDHLIQLAKDKLEKSMVADNESGQSIESEVRTSSGMFLNKAQDEVVAGVESRISAWTFLPVENGESMQILHYENGQKYEPHWDYFHDKANQALGGHRIATVLMYLSNVQKGGETVFPESEIKESQPKANEDWSECAKRGYAVKPRKGDALLFFSLHPNATTDVLSLHGSCPVIEGEKWSATKWIHVRNFDKSGSTSDDECKDENVNCPVWAAAGECKKNPVYMVGSGEGVGYCRKSCKVC
- the LOC110920760 gene encoding probable prolyl 4-hydroxylase 7 isoform X2, translated to MGFPLFSYFLCFLLFFPNFSMQSSRRASVIRLPNGDSYGHPFDPTRVTQISWHPRAFLYRNFLTDAECDHLIQLAKDKLEKSMVADNESGQSIESEVRTSSGMFLNKAQDEVVAGVESRISAWTFLPVENGESMQILHYENGQKYEPHWDYFHDKANQALGGHRIATVLMYLSNVQKGGETVFPESEIKESQPKANEDWSECAKRGYAVKPRKGDALLFFSLHPNATTDVLSLHGSCPVIEGEKWSATKWIHVRNFDKSGSTSDDECKDENVNCPVWAAAGECKKNPVYMVGSGEGVGYCRKSCKVC